The DNA window ATGAGAAGCCTGCTTATGGAAGGCTTGGCCTTAGACCCTCCACGCTTCGATCGTTCCACTTGCTTCCCCCAAGAATGAATAGACACCTGTGAATAATAAACCTTGGGTTATGAGTTTGGAGATAGAATCTGATTGCGGGATCCACTCGATTATTGGGTCTTTCTTATCCGGCCTCAGCGCACGCTCCTGAGGAAGGTCATTCGGATACCCAAGAACTATTGTCCGATTATCTGCTCCTCATCTGTCAGTTCCAGCGCTTCCACCACCTTAGGGTTGCCTTTCACAAGCGAGCCGAAGCCCACGAAACAACTAACGGGACCGAATGTGTGCGCGGCGAGTGTCCTTTTCGAACTCATCTATTTCCCTTCATCATCGGGATTGATTGGAAGCTGCATTGGATAAATGCGATAACATGCTTCCTGAGAAATTGGTGTGGGGGGATGAAACCCCCTTTTGAACATCCTATTGGAGATGTCCTAAGAATTCTCCGAATTGGCGTCTCATTAGGCCATTCTGGATGCCTGTATCTCTGCCAGGTTCTCCAGAGTAGCTTCGTCCAGCGCCCCTATCGGAGGTTCTTCAAACCCAACTCCTGCCAGTATGTTCCCTACGCGCAGAATGTACCCCACACTTCCACCGTCATCAAGCAGGAAGCACTCATCACCTATGTTCACATCATCCGAAATGATCTGTTGATAGGTCGAATTGGCAAGTTCGTCATGATACTTATTAAAATGAGAACTCGCCGCATCGGGCGTCTCGAATCGAAGGAGCTGGATAACTATTCTCGTTGAATTCCCATATTTGAAGTATTTGATGTATGCATCGACCCCGTCCTCCATAACGAATTCTGGGCCAACCTCGGTCTGATTATAGTAGAAATCGACAAGGAATTCCCAACCTTCAGGGAGATCGCTCTCGGTAATGGCGATCTCCTGGAGGGAGGCTGTACTGTCATCTCCCAAACATCCTGTGAGGGGAACCGCTACCAGAGCAAAGGCTATGACCACCATCAGGACCTTCTTCATGAAATTCTTATGAAGTTATAAATATAAATTATTTTTTTAAAATACATAATTTTAATAAAGAAAATAAAAAGGGGGAAAGGAGTTGTTTATGCCTTCGACATCTTCTTGGTCATTGAATATGCCAGTGGTATAAGCAGTATTGCAAGGGCAACCGCGAACGCCCAGGAGATGTTGGCAATTATGTCTGTCACTCCGCTGAAAGTGGCGAAGATCGCGCCCGCACCGATGATCAGGAAGATGGAGTAGAGCACGAACTTGGCATACCCAGCAACATCCCTGAACTCGGGATGATCGTCCGCCACCGATTTTATCAGAGCGTCGGTCAACAGGATGCCGGCAGCGATTATCACGAAACCCAGGATCAATGGGTAGATGAGACCACCGCTAAGTAGCAGAGTGTCGAGTGCCAGGAACAGTATGAATGCGAGCAGACCTATCAGCAGGAGGTTCTTCAGCATATCGGCAATCTCCACCTTTTCCTCCGGGAACATCGGGCGGATTATCTTGCCGATGAAAGTTGCTAGGAAATCTACGAACACCGAACCCAGTATGAGTATCAGAATTCCAGCGAGCAGCCGGGGGAGATAGTCCGCTATTTGGGCCAGATAGTCCCCGACGGTCCCACCAACATTCAAGACCTGTATCGCCAGGACGATCGCGATGATTATTATGAAGGCCTTAACGGTCCCTCCGATGAGACCTGAGAAGTCCAAGCCCGAATTCTTGAGGGACCTCCCGATCGTGCTCTGGTCGTATGTCTGTTCGATTCCAATCCTTCTAACCAGACTGCTTATCCCCTTGCCGACGTAAGTGCCGACCACATAGCCGATCACCAGTATGATAATCGCCAGGATGATGGCCGGGATCGCATCGATTATAGCTTCCAGCATGTTTTCTAATTCTTGCACAATGTCTACCACAAGAATCACCCTGGTCCTTCTCGATACGATCCAGCACTAATATGGTGTTTATATTTTTTATGAATATGATAATTGGAAATGTGACTGAATAGGAAGACATTATAGATTTCATTGATTGAAATGAAGTTTGAATGACCATCCAATTCTATCCTTTCAATGGTAAATGGATATGAATCCAGAAAGGGATCGAGCTGAATTGACCACCAATCAATATTGCCCTCATATCCATTTGACCGTTGGATCTTTCTTCTCAGTCCGCATCGCCCGCTCTTCGGGGAGGTCCTTCGGATAACCGAGAACGATGGGCCCGTAGATGCTTTCCTCCTCTGTCAACTCGAGAGCTTCCACGATCTCTGCATTTCCCTTGACCAGCGAGCCGAAACCCACATAGCAGCTTCCGAGGCCGAAGGATTGTGCGGCTATCATGATGTTCTCGCAGGCAAGCGCGCAGCTCACAGCGTTTCTAGATGGACCTATGACGAAGAGAATGATTGGTGCGGAATAATACACCATGTCCTTGGGTTCGTCGGTCGCATCATAGAAGGCCTTCGCTTTCATGTAATATCCCGAGAACACAGGATCGTCTTTCATGCCATCGAAGGAATTCTTCCAGAATGGAAGCGTGGTCTCAACGAGTTTCTTCTTGAACTCTGGGTCCTCGACAACGACAAACCGCCAGGGCTGAAAAGGATAGGTTGAAGGTGCCTGATTGCCAGCCTCGATGATCGCGTTCATGATATCCCTCGGAATTGATTTTGGTTTATAGGCCCTGACAGACCTTCTACTGCTTATGGCTTCAATTACCGGGTTCGACATGGAAAATCCTCCTAGTTCAATTTTCTTTGTATTTGGTACCCGCCTTACTTAACGCTTGTTACCGTTAGCGTTCCGCTTGGTATCGAACCTTCGGATGTCGAAGATATAGGCCTGTATCTCTTTCTTGCTCACCATTGGATGCTATCAGAACTTCATAACCTTTGAATTACTGGCCATATTTGAATGAACTCGAATATCGAGATATCAGAGTTGACAGTTCGAACTCAGGAAATGAGCCATCCTCACCTCCTTCTGAGTACGAATCCTACTATCGCTATCACCGCAACGACCCCTATGATCCCAAGGAAGATGTAAATGGTGCTGTCGCTTGTATCTCCCCCCTCCTCAGCCTCTGGTGTGTCAACCACCATGGGGGATTGTGAGCTCTCGCCCTGATCATTGGCAGCCGTGATCCTGTAGCAATATGTCTGTCCGCTCTCTACGGAAGTGTCGTTGTACGATGTCTCCGTGGCAGTCACGCTTGCAAGGAAGCTCAGGTTGTCGGGATCAATTCCGCGGTAGATGTTGTACGAGGTGACGGCACTACCGCCGTCATCAGAGGGAGCTGTCCAAGTGATCAGGATATACTCATCACCTGAAGAACTCTGAGGATCCTGGGGTGCTGATGGTGCAGTTGAAATGATTGCAGCTTCAGGTGTGGCATTGACCGTACTGGAGACCGGTCCCTCCCCGATCGAGTTGATGGCACTGACCTGATAGTAATAGGTGATTCCGTTGGTCACGCTGGTATCGTTATAACTGAGTGTCTCGACGAAGGACAAGAGCTCGACCGAGGTTTCGGTTGAGTTCCGATAGATATTGTATCCCTCGATTCCCGAGCCTCCGTCATCTGAAGGAGCCGACCAGGTAATAAGAACATAGGAGTCTCCCGCTTCAGCCTGTGGATCTTGAGGAGCGGAGGGGATTGTAGCGGGTGTTGCATTGACGATCTCGGATCCGTCTCCCTCGCCGACATTGTTGACGGCATACACCTGGTAATAATAGGTCTGCCCGTTGATTAGATCGGTATCGGTGAAGGCGAGTACGTTGCCAATTGTGGTGAGATAGGTCTCAGATCCAGGGGAGGTACCCCTGTATATGCTATAGTTGGTGATGGCTTCACCGCCGTCATCTGAGGGGGCTTCCCAGGTGAGGTTGACGAAGGTGTCGCCTGAGCCAGCTTGCAGGTTCTGTGGGGCAGATGGTGTGGTGGCAGGGATGGCCGATGCCTCGTTTGATAGAGGACCTTCGCCCACTGAGTTGACCGCGCTTGCCTGGTAGTAATAGATCTGGCCATTGGCTACTGAATGATCGGTATAAGTAAGCAGGTTGTCAAGCGATGCCAGAAGGGTCTTTTCCCCCGAGCTCGTTCCTCTGTACACCAAGTAGCCGGTGATGGTGGCCCCTCCGTTGTTGGATGGGGCTGTCCATGTGAGGGTAATCTGGCCGTCTCCTCTCTCGGCCTCGAGGTCCTGGGGTGCCGTGGGGACAGTGGGACTCGAGCTAGGTGTGGCGGATACTTCGCTTGAGTTGGGACCCTCGCCCACCGAGTTCACCGCACTGACCAAGTAATAGTAAATTTGGTCGTTGGTGACTGCGGTATTGTTGTAGAACAGCATGTCACCGATAGTTGCCAAGTGGACCTCTCCTCCCGGGCTTGTTCCTCTGTACACCTTGTAGCCTGTTACCGGACTTCCACCATCATCGCTTGGAGCATCCCAGGTGAGGTTGACGTACCCATCTCCTGGCGAAACCTGTGGGTTCTGGGGAGCGGTGGGAACCGTTGCAGGAATGGCCGACGCCTCGTTGGAGAGTGGTCCTTCTCCTACTGAGTTCACCGCGCTCACCTTGTAGTAGTATATCTGACCGTTGCTGAGACCTTCGTCGACGAAGGTGAGTAGGTCTCCAATAGAGGTCAACAGGATCTCTTCACCAGATGCGGTGCCGCGATAGATCTTGTAGTTGGTGATGGTCGCCCCGCCATCGCTGGCCGGGACCGACCAGCTCAGGGTCACCTGGGTATTGCCTCTCTCGGCCTCGAGGTCCTGGGGTGCCGTGGGAACTGCAGCGACGGAACTGGGTGTAGCATATACCTCCGTGGAATTGGGACCTTCGCCCACCGAGTTCACCGCGCTCATCTTGTAGTAGTAAATCTGGTCGTTGGTGACTGCGGTATCGTTGTAGAACAGCAGGTCACCGATAGTTGCCAAGTGGACCTCTCCTCCGGAGATCGTTCCCCGATAGACCTCGTAACCGATTACTGCGCTTCCACCATCATCGCTTGGAGCAACCCAGGTGAGGTTGACGTACCCATCTCCTGGCGAAACCTGTGGGTTCTGGGGAGCGGAGGGGACACCCGTGGGAGTGTCTGATACCTCATCCGATAGATAGCTCTCCCCGATGGCGTTGACGGCACTTACCTGGTAGTAGTAGGTGACGCCGTTGGTAAGTCCAGTGTCGGTGTAGCTGAGGACAGCCCCTACCTGATCGATATATGTCTCTGTGCCAGAAGACGCCCCGCGATAGATGCTGTAATTGATGATCTCTGAGCCGCCATCGTCGGTTGGTGCGAACCATGTCAACTCGATGCTGCCGTTGCTGGCTACCGTCTGCAGATTCTGTGGGACGGTAGGGGTAGTGGCCGGTGTTGTATATGCCTCGTTTGATAGAGGACCTTCGCCCACCGAGTTGACGGCACTTACCTTGTAGTAGTATGTCAGTCCATTTGTGAGCCCGGTGTCCACATATGTGAGCGCCGTTCCAATTTGCGTAAGGAGGGTCTCCGAACCAGAAGAATCGCCCCGGTAGATACTGTAATTGGTGATGGTCGCCCCGCCATCGCTGGCCGGGACCGACCAGCTCAGGGTCACCTGGGCATTGCCTCTCTCGGCCTCGAGGTCCTGGGGTGCCGTGGGGACAGTGGCACTCGAGCTAGGTGTGGCGAATATTTCGCTCGAGTTTGGACCCTCGCCCACCGAGTTCACCGCACTGACCAAGTAATAGTAGATTTGTCCATTTGTAACCGCTGTGTCGTTGTAGAACAGCAGGTCACCGATGGTTACTAAAAGGACCTCTCCTCCCGGGCTTGTTCCTCTGTACACCTTGTAGCCTGTTACCGGACTTCCACCATCATCGCTTGGAGCATCCCAGGTGAGGTTGACGTACCCATCTCCTGGCGAAACCTGTGGGTTCTGGGGGGCAAGAGGTGGCCCCGCGGAGATTACATAGACATTCACGGTTCCAGAACCGCCGTTGGAATTGAGGGGGATGGCGTAGTTGTAGGATCCGCTGGAAAGCCCACCTGTATCAATGCTGACCGTGATGGTGTCATGTTCCCCGGTTGAAGTGCCGTTCGATGGAGAGACGCTGGTGATCCAGGAGCAGCTCTCGCTGATCGAGTACTCGAGAGTTTCATCACCCGAATTCCATACCTCGAATGTCTTGCTACCCGTGTATCCTATGGCTACGGTACCGAAGTCGAGAGAGGTGGGGGAGTATGAAAGATCAGGTTCCGATTGAACGGTTACGAAGGTACTCACGGTTCCAGAACCGCCGTTGGAATTGAGGGGGATGGCGTAGTTGTAGGATCCGCCGGAGAGCCCGCTGGTATCAATGCTGACCGTGATGGTGTCATGTTCTCCGGTTGAAGTGCCGGTCGATGGAGAGACGCTGGTGATCCAGGAGCAGCTCTCGCTGATCGAGTACTCGAGAGTTCCCTCGCCCGAATTCCACATTTCGAACGTCTTACTGCCCGTGTATCCTAGAGCTACAGAACCGAAGTCGAGGGAGGTGGGGGAGTAAGAAAGAATCGGTTTCAATACGATGACGTGGACACTCACAGACCCAGAACCGCCGTTGGAACTGATGGAGATGGTGCAGCTGTAGGTACCGCCGGAGAGCCCGCCTGTATTGACGGTGACCGTGATGGTGTCATGTTCTCCGGTTGATGTGCCGCTCATCGGAGAAACTGTTCTCCAGCCGCAGCCCGCGGCAATGGTGTAATCGAGGGTACCTCCCCCATCGTTCCATATCTCGAACGTCTGGCTACCAATGTATCCAATGGCTACAGTACCGAAGTCGAGGGAGGTGGGGGAGTATGCGAGAACTGGATCCGATAAATCCGATTCCGAAGCAGTTGTGACTTGAGGTATGGCAATCAGCAATATGATAGTAAGAAGTAGAACCTCAACGGTACTCTTATTCAATTCTCGATCCCCCCATTCTTAATTATCAATTGATAAATCAATTGAATCTCAAGAACTTAATTTAGGTTCTCGAAAGGTAAAATAACTTTGGGAGAACGAAAACGAGCGAGTAAGAAGCTAGCTTAATTCTCGTCCATCCCAGCTGACAGAAGAAAAATATCAACATCTGGATGAGGATGAGAGCGGGCGTGAAGGGATTCGAACCCCTGATCCGCAGCTTAGGAGGCTGCTGCCATATCCAGACTAGGCCACACGCCCTTGTTTGTATAAAAGGGGAAGTTGTAAAAAGGGTTTACTCAGAGTCCTCATCGGACTCTTCGGTCGCTTCCTCGGATTTGGCCTCGGGTTCATGCTCCTCCGGAGGTATCTCCTCTGGCTCAAGCTCTTCCTCGGTTTTCTCCTCCTCGGGGGCTTCCTCCTCGTGCTTGGGGTAGGCCTCAATGAACCTTACCTCGACGTTTCCGAAAGCTTCCCTGAGGTCAGCGACCACACGGTACTTTGCCATCGTCCACTTCTGATCGTACTTGCAGACATCAGGCATAGTGATGTTGTAGACATCATCCTCGATTACAACCTCAAAACCATCGCTGGAGCCATAATCCATCTCTAGGATACCTTTGACCTTGTCCTCGCTGGTCTCCAGCTTCTCGACCACTGTGAACTTGTACTTCAACGTGCTGCCGGCCAGGGGTCGGTTGAAATCCACCCTAACCCTACCTGCGGTCACGGCCACGATGGTGCCTATCCGGTTCTTTATGTTGACCTCCATGCCAATCCTGGGATCGATGTCCTGCCTGTGGAACTCTCTGAGGGGGTGCAGCTCAACGAGCTTTGGATCCCTCTGACCGGCGGCCTTCTCTGGTGGGATACTGACCTCCTGCTCCACGCCGACCTCGGCACCATCGAGAGCCTCGTCAAGTCCCTCGAAGACCCTGCCGGCTCCGACCAGAATGGAAATGGGGGCGTAGTTGGCATTCTCGTTGAAGATGTCGTTCTCTCTGGCCTTATCATCACTGGTGGTATCGAACATTTCCTCTGTGTCCTCTATCCACGCGTCGTAATCCAGACGGATAACATCTCCCTTTGTGATCTTGACAGCCTCATCAGACATGAAATTCACCAAACTTGATTATTCTGGGAAACGATTTGGTGTCATCAATTGGTCCCTATTATATTTTTTGGTGATTACTAAGGACCTACACCTTGACCAGTCCCTCAACCGTTTCCTTGTCCAGGACCTTGACCAGCTCCACGAGCAGCCTGAGATTACTCTCAACGTCCTTCATATCGATTATACCTACATGTGAGTGGATGTGCCGGGTCGCGACACCCATAACCAGGCTGGGGCATCCTACATTCGAGATGTGTATTATGCCCGCATCGGTACCGCCACCAGTGACCTGCGCGAGCTGGTAGGGGATCTTATTCTGCTCGCAGATATCGATCGCCAACTCCTTCAGCGGCTGGTTGGGTATCATGGATGTGTCGAAGACGGTGATTGCGACACCATCGCCCATTTTGGCTGGGGCCTGCTCCGGCCTTATGCCGGGAACATCTCCGGCGATGTCGACATCTAGCACCAGAGCGACATCGGGCTTGACCATGTTAGCGACCGTTCTGGCACCTCTAAGGCCGACCTCCTCCTGGACAGTTGCAGCGCCGATGATCTTGTTGGGGTGCTTGATCTTCTTCTCTTTCAGCGTTCGGATAAGCTCGGCGGCTAGGAATGCCCCGATGCGGTCGTCGAAGGCCTTGCCGAAAGCGAGGGTTCGCTCGTCCACCTTCTTGCCGTCCTTGAACCTGGCCTTCTTGCTCAGGTTGAATGAGGAATCTGGTACAGCAGCATCACCGATGCGCGCGCCCATCTCCTTGGCCTCGTCGGCATTCGCGGCTCCGATATCAATGAACATCTTGTCCATGGTCACGACCTTGTCCCTCTCCTCTCTCTCCATTACGTGGGGTGGCTTGGCCGCAATGATCCCCTGGACCTTTCCCTTGTTTGTGAGAACCCATACCTTCTGTCCCAGAAGGGCTTGATTGAACCATCCTCCCAGGCCGTAGAAGTTCAAAAATCCTGTATCGTTGATGCCTGTGACAATGAATCCGATCTCATCGATGTGACCGGGTACCAGTATCACAGGTGCTTCGTCCTCTCCGTTTTTTTCGAACACTAGAGAGCCGATCTTGTCGTTGTAAACTGTATCCGCCCATCGGTCCACGTATCCTTTCATGAGGGTGGTGGCCTCCCGCTCGAACCCAGATGGGCCATGGGCATTGCACAGGTCCTCCAGGAACTTCAATGAGTCCTTCTTCATTTCGAACACTCCTAGCGATTGAACGCAGATACCTCTATTTAGGATGCAAAGTTAAACATATCGGCCCGTAATAGTAAAATGGAGGAGGTGCGCCCATCGATCCCGATACCGTAGCCGTCACCAGGATTATGGATCCCGATTCGGAGGAATCGATTGGGAACTCGGTAAGAAGGGTTCTAGATTTGATCGACGCCTCCAGCGATCTTCAAGGGAAGAAGAAGGCGATGATCAAGCCCAACATCTGCTGCGATAAGGACTGGACCACCGGGGCCACGACGTGCCCCTGGGTGGTTAGAGCCGTTGTCCAGTGGCTGAATGAGAACGGAATCCATGACATCACTCTGGCGGACGGCACCATTGTCGGTCAGGACACTCTGGAAAACATGGAGAGGATTGGATTCATGAGGTTGGCCGAAGAGTTCGGCCTGGAACTCGTTGACCTGAATAAAGATAAGCGTGTCCATCTCGAGGTGGATTCTCCCCGTGTCTTCGAGAGGATAAAGGTAGCGAGAACTCCACTTGAAACGGATTACCTCATCAACATCCCAGTGATGAAGACGCATATATGCACCTCAGTCACCCTGTCGATGAAGAATCTGAAGGGGTTGCTGGATAAGAAGTGGAAAAGGCAGTTCCACTTCATGGGACTGGATGGAGCGCTTGCAGATCTAGCCTCGGTCGTGAGACCGGACCTGAACATCATCGATGGAACGGTCGGAATGGAGGGCCGGGGACCGATCAACGGCACCGCCAAGGAAGCGGGCGTTCTCCTCGCTTCCAGGGACCATTTCGCTGCGGACATCGCTGGCTCCAGGGCTATGGGGCTGGATCCCTTGGAGATCGGGCATCTCACTATGTTTGCCGAGAGGATTGGTGTAGGTGTTGAGTCCTACTGGCCCCATCTGATCGGTGATGCAGATTTTAAGCTCGCCTTCAAGAAACCGGTATCGGCGAGGGATCAATGCTTCTCTGGCGTCGAGCTTGACTGGGGCGATCCCTGCAGCGGTTGCGCTAACGCCTTGGGAGCGGCTCTAGATCACTTGGAAAGGGATGGGGATCTGGAAGAGGTGCAGCGCCGCGGGGGTGTTCTTATCGCTTTGGGAAAGAAGGCCGATCCCGATGCGAAGGAGAATCTCTTTCTCATGGGTAGATGTCAGCACCGCAATCGGAAGAAGGGCATTTACATCCCTGGCTGCCCGCCCCAGAGCTTCGTGATAAGGGGACTGTTCTACGAGATGATCGACAAGGAGACGGTGTACAGGCGGGAGGATGTGCTCAAGGAAGCTGAGGAGGCCTACGGGGATGAGCTTGAGGGCGATTGACCCTCAATAACTGGGGAAAAAAGAATAAATGCTAGTTGCCAGATACACGGGCCAAGGCCACCATAGCTTAGCCCGGTTGAGCGGCTGACTTGTAATCAGCAGGTCGGGAGTTCAAATCTCCCTGGTGGCTCTTTCTCCCTACTCCTCAAGCCACACGGTATCGTCATGCTCGAAGTTGATCTTCAGCACGATGATGGAGAAGTCATCCTGCACTTCTGGAGTCTCGTGGACCTCACCTGGTTCGCAGACCAGTATGTCCCCGGGACCCATATCGTGTCTAACGCCTTCTATGCTTATCGCACCATCCTGCAGGAAGTAGAATGCCTCGGTCTGCACCTCATGATAATGAGGGGGCACTCTCTCCCCTTTCCCGAAGCGGACCTGCTGAAGAATTGTTCTAGGTGGTACTACTGAATCATCGGTCAGGAGTACTTTCTTCTCGTAACCAGATCCACGAAGCCAATCGATCTCCTTGGAGCGTATCTCCCTCATCACATCACTGCTCTTTCACCGCGTCCCTTATGGCTTCATCGAGTATTTCCACGGCCGTATCAAGATACTCGTCTTCGATGTTAAGCGGTGGTATGTATCTTATTCCAGAGCGACCACATGGGAGGAGAATTAGCCCTCTTTGGTAACTCAATTCAACCACTCTATCGCGGAGGTCCACTGCATACTCCTTGGTGTTCCGGTCCTTGACGAACTCGGTGGTGAGCATCAATCCGAGTCCGCGAACGTCGCCTATGCAATCGTGCTTCTCCATGAGCTCCATCAGCATTTTCTTGAGATTCTCCCCTTTGCGCTGGGCTTCATAGACCAGATCCTCCTCATCGATTACATCGAATGTCGCCAGTGCGGCCCTACAGGCAAGAAGGTTTCCCCCATAGGTGTTGGAATGGGCTCCCTGCACCTGGAAGTCAAAGAGCTTGTTGTAGACCGTGGCGGCTATCGGGGCACCGGATCCAAGCGCCTTGGCGGTGCACAAGACGTCCGGAATCACCCCGTGGTGATCGATGGCCCACATCCTCCCGGTTCGGCCCATGCCAGCCTGTACTTCATCGTCCACATAAAGAATGCCGTGCTTCTCGGCGGTTCTCTTGATGATCCTTATGAACTCCGATGGAGGAACGATGTACCCGCCCTCGCCCTGCAACGGTTCGCAGAAGATCGCGGCCACCTCCTCAGGGGGAAGAAATGTCTCGAAGTATATCTCGTCCAGTATCTTGGCACACCATACTCCACAAGAAGGGTATTCCAGATGATATGGGCAGCGGTAGCAGTTGGCGTAAGGAATATGAGTGACCCCGGGCACCAGGGGGAAGAAATCCCTCTTCTGAACAGGCTTACTGGCAGTCAGAGAAAGGGCGCCGAATGTCCTTCCATGGAAGCCCCCGATGAAGGATATGAACTGCTTCCGACCCGTTGACCACCGGGCGACCTTCATCGCCGCCTCGACGCACTCTGCCCCCGAGTTGCTTAGGAAGACCTTCTTCTCGAAATCGCCCGGTGTTGTCTCACAAAGCTTCCTCGCCAGTTCCACCTGAGGCCTGTAGTAGAAATCGGTGCCTGCGAAGTGAATCAGCTTCTCAGCCTGGTCGCGGATCGCCTCAACCACCTTGGGATGGCAGTGTCCTGTGTTGAGTACTGCGATCCCTGATGCAAAGTCGAGGTACGTGTTGCCATCCACATCCGTTACGATCGACCCTTTTGCCTTATCGGCCACTATGGGTGATGTCTTGGTGGATGTGGATATGAATGCGTAATCCAGGGCAACGACCTCCCTGGCCTTGGGGCCGGGTGGTGTCTCCTTGATATCTGGAACGTTGCTCAAAGTAATCCCTCTGTTCTCCTTGTTTAGAGGATTGAGAAAAGCGTATATGATGGTTGTGTATTTCTCTGGATACTTGAAGGATGAATCCCATCTCTGGAGATGTATCCAATTTTGATGGTCAAATCTAGAGGCCGTGGACATGAAAGAGGGTAATTGCCACCCCCGCAATACCTCGATGCAGGGTATTTTACTTGGCCTGAAAAAACTGTCCCACCATCTTGGCCGATCAAATAATCTCCTTGACGAGCTGACAGTTCTGGGAACATCCTGGGCATCAGTCAAATTCTAATTAAATACTATCATTCAAATGTTAAAAATTAGTGGTCAAATAAAAATCAAATATTTCATTGAAAGACAAATTATTTGGATTCTTGATAAATATTAATATATTACAATGCCAACACTTATATTAGAGAAGTTACTAAAGATGGCCGGAGTTATCAATTTGCGTAAGAGTAATAAAGGCGGGAATCCAGGGCGAGGAGGGCCGAATAAGAAGGCAAGAGGGCCAAAGGTCGACAATCGGCAACCCAAGGCTCCTATGTTGAACATGAGGAGGCTCGGTGATTTTAGATACGATATCAGGGAGGTCGTAGCAAGATCCCAGATGGATGAGGCTGCGGGACCATCCTTCATCGCCCAAGTGATTGCCAAGGCATCCAGAATATCGATAAGGGATGCCAAGAAGTATGTTAGGGACTTTGAGCAAAGGGGAGAATGCACCAAGAATGTCAGTGAGGACATCTGCGGGCTTCTCGACCGTTACACGAAGTACCGCTGATTCTTCTTTCCAATAGGACAATATCTCTCGTGATTCAGTGAGTCTTCATGTCCTCTGCACTCTCTATCAGCTTATTGAGAATGGAGTACGCCTGGATCATATCATCTTCGTCGACTATGAA is part of the Methanomassiliicoccales archaeon genome and encodes:
- a CDS encoding cupin domain-containing protein, with protein sequence MREIRSKEIDWLRGSGYEKKVLLTDDSVVPPRTILQQVRFGKGERVPPHYHEVQTEAFYFLQDGAISIEGVRHDMGPGDILVCEPGEVHETPEVQDDFSIIVLKINFEHDDTVWLEE
- a CDS encoding acetyl ornithine aminotransferase family protein, translating into MSNVPDIKETPPGPKAREVVALDYAFISTSTKTSPIVADKAKGSIVTDVDGNTYLDFASGIAVLNTGHCHPKVVEAIRDQAEKLIHFAGTDFYYRPQVELARKLCETTPGDFEKKVFLSNSGAECVEAAMKVARWSTGRKQFISFIGGFHGRTFGALSLTASKPVQKRDFFPLVPGVTHIPYANCYRCPYHLEYPSCGVWCAKILDEIYFETFLPPEEVAAIFCEPLQGEGGYIVPPSEFIRIIKRTAEKHGILYVDDEVQAGMGRTGRMWAIDHHGVIPDVLCTAKALGSGAPIAATVYNKLFDFQVQGAHSNTYGGNLLACRAALATFDVIDEEDLVYEAQRKGENLKKMLMELMEKHDCIGDVRGLGLMLTTEFVKDRNTKEYAVDLRDRVVELSYQRGLILLPCGRSGIRYIPPLNIEDEYLDTAVEILDEAIRDAVKEQ